One Triticum dicoccoides isolate Atlit2015 ecotype Zavitan chromosome 5B, WEW_v2.0, whole genome shotgun sequence genomic window carries:
- the LOC119311826 gene encoding beta-glucosidase BoGH3B-like produces the protein MADGGHPGVALAALLLFWAVLGAEADYALYKDAAQPVEARVADLLGRMTLAEKIGQMTQIERLVATPEVLRDNFIGSLLSGGGSVPRKGATAKEWADMVDGFQRACMSTRLGIPMIYGIDAVHGNNNVYGATIFPHNVGLGATRDPGLVKRIGEATALEVRATGIQYAFAPCIAVCRDPRWGRCYESYSEDRRIVQSMTELIPGLQGDVPKNFTSGMPFVAGKNKVVACAKHFVGDGGTVNGINEDNTVINREGLMNIHMPAYFDALAKGVSTVMISYSSWNGVKMHANQDLVTGYLKDTLKFQGFVISDWMGIDKLTTPYGADYPYSVKASVLAGLDMIMVPKNYTQFISILTGYVNSGVVPMSRIDDAVTRILRVKFAMGLFENPYADPALTEQLGKQEHRDLAREAVRKSLVLLKNGDTSDGPMLPLSKKAPKILVAGSHADNLGYQCGGWTIEWQGDSGRITVGTTILDAVRAAVDPSTTVVFAENPDAEFVKKGGFSYAIVAVGEHPYTETAGDNLNLTIPEPGLSTVEAVCGAVRCATVLISGRPVVAQPLLAAADALVAAWLPGSEGQGVTDALFGDYGFTGRLARTWFKSVDQLPMNVGDAHYDPLFPLGYGLTTEGTSHEDGVVLDSSM, from the exons ATGGCAGACGGCGGCCACCCCGGCGTTGCGCTCGCCGCGCTCCTGCTCTTCTGGGCCGTGCTCGGCGCTGAGGCCGACTACGCGCTGTACAAGGACGCCGCGCAGCCCGTGGAGGCGCGCGTCGCCGACCTCCTGGGGCGGATGACGCTCGCGGAGAAGATCGGGCAGATGACGCAGATCGAGCGGCTGGTCGCGACGCCGGAGGTGCTCAGGGACAACTTCATCGGCAGCCTGCTGAGCGGCGGCGGGAGCGTGCCGCGGAAGGGGGCCACGGCCAAGGAGTGGGCGGACATGGTGGACGGCTTCCAGAGGGCCTGCATGTCGACGCGGCTCGGCATCCCCATGATCTACGGCATCGACGCCGTGCACGGCAACAACAACGTCTACGGCGCCACCATCTTCCCCCACAACGTCGGCCTCGGCGCCACGAGGGACCCCGGCCTGGTGAAGAGGATCGGCGAGGCCACGGCGCTCGAAGTCAGAGCCACCGGCATCCAGTACGCCTTCGCGCCGTGCATCGCG GTGTGCAGAGATCCGAGGTGGGGGCGGTGCTACGAGAGCTACAGCGAGGACCGCCGGATCGTGCAGTCCATGACGGAGCTCATCCCGGGCCTTCAGGGCGACGTCCCCAAGAACTTCACCAGCGGCATGCCTTTCGTCGCCGGGAA GAACAAGGTGGTGGCCTGCGCGAAGCACTTCGTCGGCGACGGCGGCACGGTGAACGGCATCAACGAGGACAACACGGTCATCAACCGCGAGGGCCTGATGAACATCCACATGCCGGCCTACTTCGACGCTCTCGCCAAGGGCGTCTCCACCGTCATGATCTCCTACTCCAGCTGGAACGGGGTCAAGATGCACGCCAACCAAGATCTGGTCACCGGATACCTCAAGGACACGCTCAAATTCCAG GGCTTCGTGATCTCAGATTGGATGGGCATTGACAAGCTCACGACCCCTTATGGGGCGGACTACCCCTACTCGGTCAAGGCTTCCGTTCTTGCCGGCCTTGACATG ATCATGGTGCCTAAGAACTACACGCAGTTCATCAGCATCCTCACTGGCTACGTCAACAGTGGAGTAGTCCCGATGAGCAGGATCGACgacgccgtcacccggatcctgcgCGTCAAGTTCGCCATGGGCCTGTTCGAGAACCCTTACGCCGATCCCGCCCTGACTGAGCAGCTAGGCAAGCAG GAGCACAGAGATTTGGCGAGGGAGGCGGTGAGGAAGTCGCTGGTGCTCCTGAAGAATGGCGACACGAGCGACGGGCCAATGCTGCCGTTGTCCAAGAAGGCGCCCAAGATCCTCGTCGCCGGCAGCCACGCCGATAACCTGGGCTACCAGTGTGGCGGCTGGACGATCGAGTGGCAGGGCGACAGCGGGCGCATCACCGTGGGCACGACCATCCTCGACGCCGTGAGGGCGGCCGTGGACCCGTCGACCACCGTGGTGTTCGCGGAGAACCCGGACGCGGAGTTCGTCAAGAAGGGCGGCTTCTCCTACGCGATCGTGGCGGTGGGCGAGCACCCGTACACGGAGACAGCCGGCGACAACCTGAACCTGACCATCCCGGAGCCCGGGCTGAGCACCGTGGAGGCGGTGTGCGGCGCGGTGCGGTGCGCCACGGTGCTCATCAGCGGGCGGCCCGTGGTGGCGCAGCCGCTCCTGGCCGCCGCGGACGCGCTGGTGGCGGCGTGGCTCCCCGGCTCGGAGGGGCAGGGCGTCACGGACGCGCTGTTCGGCGACTACGGGTTCACCGGGAGGCTGGCGCGGACGTGGTTCAAGTCGGTGGACCAGCTGCCGATGAACGTGGGCGACGCGCACTACGACCCGCTCTTCCCGCTCGGCTACGGGCTCACCACCGAGGGGACCTCGCACGAGGACGGGGTAGTGCTGGACAGCAGCATGTGA